The Daucus carota subsp. sativus chromosome 9, DH1 v3.0, whole genome shotgun sequence genome window below encodes:
- the LOC108201157 gene encoding protein SRC2 homolog, whose translation MDSIPLEITVKSACILKTVNFFNRRRIYIVVSLIDSNSISKQKTNVDFHNGSKPCWWFKMKFHVEESKMHANSCMLVFQVRCSKALGDKDIGYLYIPVRELFEGVRGGENARDVAYTVTTSSGKPKGILYLKYQFGENFMGRSVENEIIRVPLPPSAPPLEGFRAGNPSLAPSAPPYEGELEAM comes from the coding sequence ATGGATTCCATTCCCTTAGAAATCACTGTAAAATCTGCATGCATTTTAAAAACTGTCAATTTCTTCAACAGAAGGAGAATTTACATAGTTGTATCACTCATTGACAGCAATTCAATCTCTAAACAGAAAACAAACGTGGACTTCCATAATGGCTCGAAGCCATGTTGGTGGTTTAAGATGAAGTTTCACGTGGAGGAGTCGAAAATGCATGCAAACTCATGCATGCTTGTGTTCCAAGTAAGGTGTAGCAAGGCCTTGGGTGATAAAGACATCGGATATCTTTATATTCCGGTGAGAGAGCTTTTTGAAGGCGTTCGAGGTGGGGAGAATGCGAGGGATGTTGCCTATACGGTGACTACAAGCTCCGGTAAGCCTAAAGGGATCTTGTATTTGAAGTATCAATTTGGAGAAAATTTTATGGGTAGGAGTGTTGAGAACGAGATCATTAGGGTTCCTCTGCCTCCGTCAGCTCCGCCTTTGGAAGGTTTTCGGGCTGGTAATCCTTCATTAGCTCCCTCAGCTCCTCCGTATGAAGGAGAATTAGAAGCCATGTAG
- the LOC108202900 gene encoding acyl-CoA-binding domain-containing protein 4 has product MVMARASSGLAYPERFFAAAAYAGFDGSPNPSVTSKFSNDVALLLYGLYQQATVGPCKIPKPRSWNPVEQNKWTSWNGLDNMASTEAMRLFVKILEEEDPGWYSRASNFVPEPVQDIEMNSNTKIDSVVENGNALPETKIIPAENGNVLEAQDKDVVMVGLGSVGLYDQWVAPPVSGPRPKARYEHGAAVIDDRMYIYGGNHNGRYLNDLQVLDLKNWTWSRAEVKAAPVALEPSSAVASPCAGHSLIPWGKDKLLSIAGHTKDPSESMQVKVFDLQTYSWSALKTYGKPPVSRGGQSATLVGTSVVIFGGQDAKRSLLNDLHILDLETLTWDEIDTLGVPPSPRSDHAAAVHAERYLLIFGGGSHATCFNDLHVLDLQTMEWSRPTQQGPVPSPRAGHAGATVGESWFIAGGGDNKSGASETVVLNMSTLAWSVVTTVEGRVPLASEGLSLVLSSYSGEDILVSFGGYNGRYSNEVNVLKPSHKSSLQSKLDTPVPDSVSAVNNATNATRDVESDNEAGQEGKIREIVMDNVDSEPKVKNIKQTSEQMLAALKAEKADLESSLSKEKLQTIQLKHQVEEAESRNTDLYKELQSVRGQLASEQSRCFKLEVDVAELRQKLQNMETLQKELELLQRQKAASEQAALSAKQRQGSGGVWGWLAGSPGPKADDA; this is encoded by the exons ATGGTTATGGCGCGGGCGAGCTCAGGCTTGGCTTATCCTGAGCGATTCTTCGCTGCTGCTGCTTACGCTGGTTTTGATGGATCTCCCAACCCCTCTGTCACCTCTAAGTTCTCAAACGACGTCGCTCTGTTGCTTTATGGATTGTATCAGCAG GCAACTGTAGGACCGTGTAAAATTCCAAAGCCTAGAAGTTGGAATCCTGTAGAGCAAAACAAATGGACAAG CTGGAACGGGCTTGACAACATGGCTTCAACTGAAGCTATGCGACTCTTTGTGAAGATACTGGAG GAAGAAGATCCAGGATGGTATTCGCGGGCATCAAACTTTGTTCCTGAGCCCGTTCAGGATATTGAAATGAAT AGTAACACAAAAATTGATAGTGTCGTTGAAAATGGAAATGCTTTACCTGAGACCAAGATTATTCCAGCAGAAAATGGGAATGTCTTAGAAGCTCAGGATAAGGATGTTGTAATGGTGGGCCTTGGTTCAGTTGGCCTGTATGATCAATGGGTCGCACCTCCGGTATCCGGTCCACGCCCAAAAGCCCGATATGAG CATGGAGCAGCAGTTATTGATGATAGAATGTACATCTATGGTGGAAATCATAATGGGCGGTACTTAAATGATCTTCAG GTTCTGGATCTGAAAAATTGGACATGGTCTAGGGCTGAAGTCAAAGCCGCACCAGTTGCTCTAGAACCATCTTCCGCTGTTGCATCTCCTTGTGCTGGTCATTCATTG ATACCTTGGGGAAAAGATAAGCTTCTTTCGATTGCTGGGCATACAAAGGATCCTTCTGAATCTATGCAAG TAAAGGTGTTTGATCTTCAAACCTACAGCTGGTCAGCCTTAAAGACTTATGGAAAGCCACCG GTCTCGCGTGGAGGTCAATCGGCCACCCTTGTGGGGACAAGTGTAGTCATATTTGGCGGTCAAGATGCAAAGAGGTCTCTCTTGAATGACCTACATATTCTGGATCTAGAAACCCTGACCTGGGATGAAATAGATACACT TGGGGTCCCACCTTCACCAAGATCTGATCATGCTGCTGCAGTCCATGCAGAGCGATACCTTCTTATATTTGGTGGGGGTTCACATGCTACCTGTTTTAATGATCTGCACGTCCTGGACCTTCAAACT ATGGAATGGTCAAGACCTACACAACAAGGTCCGGTACCAAGTCCTCGGGCTGGCCATGCAGGTGCCACAGTTGGGGAAAGCTGGTTCATTGCTGGCGGTGGTGACAACAAGAGTG GTGCGTCAGAAACTGTTGTCCTTAATATGTCTACACTGGCCTGGTCAGTCGTAACCACAGTTGAAGGACGTGTTCCCCTTGCAAGTGAG GGTCTGAGTTTGGTTCTGAGCTCCTATAGTGGTGAAGATATATTGGTATCTTTTGGCGGATACAATGGACGCTACAGCAATGAG GTTAATGTTCTTAAGCCAAGCCACAAATCGAGCTTGCAGTCAAAGTTGGATACACCAGTTCCTGACAGCGTTTCAGCCGTTAATAATGCTACAAACGCAACAAGAGATGTGGAATCCGATAATGAGGCGggccaagaaggaaaaataaGGGAAATTGTAATGGACAATGTTGATTCAGAACCAAAG gtaaaaaatatcaaacaaaccAGCGAACAGATGCTAGCCGCCTTGAAAGCAGAGAAGGCTGACTTGGAATCCTCTTTGAGTAAAGAGAAGTTGCAGACAATACAGCTGAAGCACCAGGTAGAAGAAGCAGAAAGTCGCAACACAGATCTCTACAAG GAGCTCCAGTCTGTACGAGGTCAACTTGCTTCTGAGCAATCCAGATGTTTTAAACTAGAG GTTGATGTTGCTGAACTAAGGCAGAAGCTACAAAATATGGAGACACTTCAGAAAGAACTTGAACTTTTACAGCGACAAAAGGCCGCATCCGAACAAGCAGCCTTAAGTGCAAAACAGAGGCAGGGTTCAGGTGGTGTATGGGGATGGCTAGCTGGATCTCCTGGTCCAAAAGCTGATGATGCGTGA